GTCATCATGCACTGATGCTGCATTAGACGTATGACATGAAACCTATCGGCCACTATAAGCGCATTAGGAAAATACTTTTTTACCAGTGACCGATAAGTACTGCTTAAATCCATACAAATGACCTTAACTTTTTCTTTGCCGGGCAATTGATTTAAGTAGGCTGATAAGTCCTGTTCACTACGTCCAAGAACGACATCAAAGATTTTATGTTTCCTTAGGTCACATAAAGTAGTAGCAAACCCCTCTTTTTTACTAAAGAAATGTTCATCGATACCTAATACTTGCGGACAAGGTCTATTGAGTAATTCTTGATGTTCGAGACGATAACGACGTTGGTACCAACGTTCTATGGTCGCTTTCCCTTTCTTATAATAGTTCGCCAAGTCTTTCTGAGATACGCCCTTAGTATGGCTATGAAATACTTCTCCTTGTAACCGCTCAGTTGACCTTTGGTGTTTGGCTATTCCGGGAAATTGCTGGTTTCCGTAGCGTTTACAAACATTACAATACAGCTTATAAGCTTTAAATCGCAATAAAGTTCTTCTATGACCGATTAACTCATGATGTACTTCTCTTATCTTGCTGGATTTCTTCCTTACCTCTTTGCTTTTACAATGGGAACAGCGGGCTTTTCGTTGATACACCACATCTAGTATTAATGGGTGATAACTAATATAGGCGCGGTTTTCTGGACACAAAAAAAGGTTTTTTAAGAGCTATTCTTCTTAATACAAAGAGGAGAATAAAATGTCTAAAAAGCGAGCTTATTATACGGCGGCCAAGAAGGCAAAAATAACGCTAGCTGCGATTGAGGGGAAACTCACACAAGCGCAAATTACCAGTGAATACGGTGTTCACGCAACGCAGGTAAAAACTTGGAAGCAATCGGCCATCAAAGCCATTAACGATTTATTCTCTGGGGCTAATGAAAAAGAAGCCAAGTCCCAAGAGCAGCTTGTTGAGGCATTATATCAAGAAATTGGTCGACTTCAAGCGCAGCTATCTTGGCTAAAAAAAAAGCATGAACTTTAGTCTGGATGAAAAGCGCGTCATGATTGATCCTCTTGCCGAGCTCACCATTCGTGAACAATGCTTGCTATTAGACTTGCCTGTTTCAAGTTATTATTATAGTGCCAAGCCCATTTCTGTCGAAGATGAAGCGCTTATGGCGCTACTTGATGAGCACTATCTGCAGTATCCATGTGAAGGTAAAATTAAGCGGGCAAGATGGCTGTCAAAAGAAGTAGGCTATCCTGTTGGTAAACGTCGAGTAAAAAAGTTGATGGAAATGATGGGGTTATCGACTGTTTACCCAAAGCCAAATACAAGCGTTCCCAATAAGGAGCATGAGGTGTTCCCTTATTTATTAAAAGAGGTGGATATCACCAAACCAAATCAGGTTTGGGCCGCAGATATCACCTACATCCGCATGAAAGGAAAGCATGTGTATTTAGTAGCTATTATGGACTGGTATAGTCGTTATGTGATTGGATGGGCTATTTCACCTACTATGGAGGCTGAATTTTGTATTGAGGCGCTTAGAAACGCTTTGCTGCATTCGCGTTGTGAGATCTTTAACACGGATCAGGGTTCTCAATTTACCTCAAAAGATTGGATAAATACGCTAAAATCTCACCACATTTCTATCAGCATGGATGGGCGAGGACGTTATTTAGATAATATATTTATCGAGCGATTGTGGCGTAGTGTTAAGCAAGAAAAAATCTACCGGTATGATTTTGATACAATTGAAGAGGTTGAGCTGGCCTTAACGGAGTATTTTGAGTATTATAATAACCGAAGGCTTCACCA
The sequence above is drawn from the Legionella antarctica genome and encodes:
- a CDS encoding ISL3 family transposase, whose translation is MCPENRAYISYHPLILDVVYQRKARCSHCKSKEVRKKSSKIREVHHELIGHRRTLLRFKAYKLYCNVCKRYGNQQFPGIAKHQRSTERLQGEVFHSHTKGVSQKDLANYYKKGKATIERWYQRRYRLEHQELLNRPCPQVLGIDEHFFSKKEGFATTLCDLRKHKIFDVVLGRSEQDLSAYLNQLPGKEKVKVICMDLSSTYRSLVKKYFPNALIVADRFHVIRLMQHQCMMTYRELSHQVKNNRGILALLRTRADRLTPDKQKKRDAFLAQNPAIDAIYQFQQQLHQLLMNKALNQNKCREVIPIFLEMLNDLKQSPFKALAALGKTLTTWKDEVARMWRFTKSNGITEGFHRKMKLIQRRAYGFRNFENYRVRVKVLCG
- a CDS encoding transposase, whose protein sequence is MSKKRAYYTAAKKAKITLAAIEGKLTQAQITSEYGVHATQVKTWKQSAIKAINDLFSGANEKEAKSQEQLVEALYQEIGRLQAQLSWLKKKHEL
- a CDS encoding IS3 family transposase, translating into MNFSLDEKRVMIDPLAELTIREQCLLLDLPVSSYYYSAKPISVEDEALMALLDEHYLQYPCEGKIKRARWLSKEVGYPVGKRRVKKLMEMMGLSTVYPKPNTSVPNKEHEVFPYLLKEVDITKPNQVWAADITYIRMKGKHVYLVAIMDWYSRYVIGWAISPTMEAEFCIEALRNALLHSRCEIFNTDQGSQFTSKDWINTLKSHHISISMDGRGRYLDNIFIERLWRSVKQEKIYRYDFDTIEEVELALTEYFEYYNNRRLHQSFNYLTPAEVYYGRKRP